A genome region from Vibrio tapetis subsp. tapetis includes the following:
- a CDS encoding winged helix-turn-helix domain-containing protein, which translates to MELNPVFARRLYLALLVESLERPNVPKLIEKTGWPRRTIQDVLKALPGLGIELMFIQDGRRHNDGYYQLSDWGPFDCQWVLDRRGDIATTLGF; encoded by the coding sequence ATGGAATTGAATCCTGTGTTTGCAAGGCGCTTGTATTTAGCCCTTTTGGTTGAAAGTCTTGAAAGACCAAACGTCCCGAAACTTATTGAGAAAACGGGATGGCCACGTAGAACCATTCAGGATGTGTTGAAGGCATTACCCGGATTAGGGATTGAACTGATGTTTATTCAAGATGGTAGACGTCATAATGATGGGTATTATCAGCTTTCAGATTGGGGGCCGTTTGACTGTCAGTGGGTACTGGATCGCCGAGGTGATATAGCGACCACGTTAGGGTTTTAA
- a CDS encoding HNH endonuclease signature motif containing protein encodes MGDRNAPKYAGKRDSVYGWEIDHITPASKGGSDNLSNLRPLHWKNNASRQDDRLTKAVYRDGIKNIDAETGKELKV; translated from the coding sequence ATAGGTGATCGCAATGCTCCGAAATACGCAGGTAAACGTGATTCAGTATATGGATGGGAAATTGATCATATTACTCCAGCTTCAAAAGGTGGTAGTGACAATCTAAGTAATCTTCGACCTTTGCATTGGAAAAACAATGCATCTCGACAAGATGACCGTTTGACTAAAGCAGTCTACCGAGATGGGATTAAAAATATCGATGCAGAAACAGGTAAAGAACTTAAAGTTTAG
- a CDS encoding ArsC family reductase: MTITMYGIPNCDTIKKAKKWLQAEEIAFEFHDYRKQGIDKSLVETFCQKLGWELVLNKRGTTYRALSQEQKDTLNEETAITLLVEHSAMIKRPILVVDGHYHLGFKADQYSAIFS, from the coding sequence ATGACTATCACCATGTATGGTATCCCCAACTGCGACACAATAAAAAAAGCCAAAAAATGGCTACAAGCAGAAGAAATCGCATTTGAATTTCACGATTACCGCAAACAAGGCATCGACAAATCATTGGTCGAGACTTTCTGTCAAAAGTTAGGTTGGGAGTTAGTTCTCAACAAACGCGGCACCACCTACCGTGCTTTGAGCCAAGAACAAAAAGACACGCTCAACGAAGAAACTGCCATCACATTGCTGGTTGAGCATTCAGCCATGATAAAGCGCCCTATTTTAGTGGTAGATGGTCACTATCATCTTGGATTTAAAGCTGATCAATACTCAGCCATTTTTAGCTAA
- a CDS encoding Dyp-type peroxidase, which produces MSNSLSAITAEAGPFALYVQLKVTSSHSQVLEQLKTLPSLVAELNQQQPDANLKLDLAFGHGFWAKTNQAMPSELVEFPELGEGDIHAPSTDVDVLLHCHSNRHDLHFYVLRKLLTDVDAYVNVVDETYGYRYLDSRDMTDFVDGTENPKGEQRAEVAYINDGDFVGGSYVMVQRFIHTLPAWNNMSVQAQEKIIGRTKPDSIELDDVPAASHVGRVDIKEKGKGLKIVRHSLPYGSVSGDHGLLFIAYCNTVHNFTAMLESMYGVTDGQSDQLLRFTKAVTGAYFFSPSPEMLEATTI; this is translated from the coding sequence ATGTCGAATTCACTGTCTGCGATTACAGCAGAAGCCGGGCCATTTGCATTGTACGTACAGCTAAAAGTTACGTCTTCTCATAGCCAAGTGCTAGAGCAATTAAAAACATTGCCTTCATTAGTGGCCGAGTTAAATCAACAGCAGCCAGACGCAAACTTAAAATTAGATTTAGCATTCGGTCATGGGTTTTGGGCTAAAACCAATCAAGCGATGCCAAGTGAATTGGTTGAATTTCCAGAACTAGGCGAGGGTGACATTCACGCCCCAAGTACAGACGTAGACGTTTTACTTCATTGCCACTCCAACCGTCATGATTTGCACTTTTATGTACTACGAAAACTGCTCACTGACGTCGACGCTTACGTTAACGTGGTGGATGAAACTTACGGTTACCGTTATTTGGATAGCCGAGATATGACCGATTTTGTCGATGGTACTGAAAATCCAAAAGGTGAACAGCGAGCAGAAGTGGCGTACATCAACGATGGCGATTTCGTTGGTGGCAGTTACGTGATGGTACAGCGTTTCATTCATACACTTCCAGCTTGGAACAATATGTCTGTTCAAGCTCAAGAAAAAATTATTGGTCGCACTAAGCCAGATTCGATTGAGTTGGATGATGTGCCTGCCGCATCCCATGTGGGCAGAGTGGATATTAAAGAAAAAGGCAAGGGCCTGAAAATCGTTCGCCACAGTTTGCCTTATGGCAGTGTGTCTGGTGATCATGGTCTATTGTTCATCGCCTATTGCAACACGGTACATAATTTCACAGCAATGCTTGAAAGCATGTATGGCGTAACTGATGGTCAATCTGATCAACTATTGCGCTTTACCAAAGCAGTAACCGGTGCGTATTTCTTTTCGCCTTCTCCTGAGATGCTAGAAGCCACTACGATCTAA
- the istB gene encoding IS21-like element helper ATPase IstB, with translation MNQINEQLKALRLGHAAQALEQQREQLSTYAELAFEERLSLLLESELLNRNQTKIQRLKRQAKLRVDAQASQIIYKEGRGLMRSQMSELLTGIYLHKHQNILITGPTGAGKTYIACALSAQACEQQHSVRYYRLSRLLDDLSSGRLDGTYQKQLLALSKKGLLVLDDWGMEKLTQDHAGHLLELLEDRYQVSSTMMISQLPVKEWYNMIGNATVADAVLDRLIHNSHRLELGGESMRKLAQSDQLE, from the coding sequence ATGAACCAGATAAATGAACAACTAAAAGCACTTCGCCTTGGTCATGCAGCACAAGCTTTAGAGCAGCAACGTGAGCAGCTATCCACTTACGCAGAGCTAGCGTTCGAAGAAAGGTTAAGCTTACTTCTAGAGAGTGAGTTGCTTAACCGAAACCAAACTAAGATCCAAAGGCTCAAGCGACAAGCCAAGCTCAGAGTAGATGCGCAGGCAAGCCAAATTATTTACAAAGAAGGGCGAGGTCTAATGCGGAGTCAGATGAGTGAACTTCTGACAGGAATCTATCTGCACAAACATCAAAATATCTTGATCACTGGCCCTACAGGAGCAGGAAAAACCTATATCGCTTGCGCTTTATCGGCTCAGGCTTGCGAGCAGCAACATAGCGTTCGATATTACCGTTTGAGTCGCTTACTGGATGATCTAAGTTCAGGCCGTCTTGACGGCACATATCAAAAACAGCTACTGGCACTATCGAAAAAAGGCTTACTCGTCCTAGATGACTGGGGAATGGAAAAGCTCACTCAGGATCATGCAGGTCATTTACTGGAGTTACTTGAAGACAGATATCAGGTCAGCAGCACGATGATGATAAGCCAACTTCCTGTAAAAGAATGGTACAACATGATAGGTAACGCCACGGTTGCTGATGCTGTTTTAGACCGATTAATCCATAACAGCCACCGATTAGAACTAGGAGGGGAATCAATGAGAAAACTGGCGCAATCCGATCAGTTAGAGTAA
- the ltrA gene encoding group II intron reverse transcriptase/maturase, giving the protein MWKAKGAAGIDRQSLSDYAQNLSDNLDQLLLELKTKRYTPQPVRRVEIPKDDGGVRLLGIPTVRDRVVQQALNDLLTPIFEEQFHPSSFGYRPNRSCHDAINKATMFIRRYGMQHVVDMDLSKCFDKLDHELILKSIKKRVTDSSVLELIKQFLKSGVMVDGEWQHTEIGSPQGGVISPLIANIYLDAFDQEMRKRGHRIVRYADDILIFCRSRKGAEDAQVQATKVLEKQLK; this is encoded by the coding sequence GTGTGGAAAGCGAAAGGCGCGGCCGGAATAGATAGGCAGAGCCTAAGCGACTACGCCCAAAATCTGAGTGATAACCTAGATCAACTTCTTCTGGAACTCAAAACCAAGCGATACACCCCTCAACCCGTCAGACGGGTAGAAATACCGAAAGATGATGGTGGGGTGCGATTACTTGGGATCCCAACAGTACGGGATAGAGTTGTCCAACAAGCTCTAAATGATCTATTAACCCCAATCTTCGAAGAGCAGTTTCACCCATCCAGCTTTGGGTATAGACCGAATCGAAGTTGTCACGATGCTATAAACAAAGCGACGATGTTCATCCGTCGATACGGAATGCAACACGTCGTAGATATGGACTTATCGAAGTGCTTCGATAAGCTCGACCACGAGCTTATTCTAAAAAGCATTAAGAAACGAGTCACAGACAGTAGCGTACTGGAGCTCATCAAACAGTTCCTGAAAAGTGGCGTAATGGTTGATGGAGAGTGGCAGCATACCGAGATAGGTAGTCCGCAAGGTGGAGTAATAAGCCCACTGATAGCGAACATCTATCTGGATGCGTTTGATCAAGAGATGCGAAAGCGAGGACATCGAATAGTCCGTTATGCCGACGACATACTGATCTTCTGTCGCAGCCGTAAAGGTGCAGAAGATGCGCAAGTACAGGCAACGAAGGTCCTGGAAAAACAGCTCAAGTAA
- the ptuB gene encoding retron Ec78 anti-phage system effector HNH endonuclease PtuB, translating into MKKLHRHPSNCLVGLVAGQNDWMKEAPKDEIWIELDKMQSGYCAYCECHLKRKHIEHFKTRTAHPRETFSWGNVFGSCGDSSKAGGWGRCGIYKDADAGKYNIAELVKPDVDDPNDYFLFLISGIVIARPSLTGSALRKAEETIRVFNLNEDSALFNSRRKAILAIQQEIDELYQMQEELGDLWESFLDEALTDVCGQEFQTALEHSWRHNLSY; encoded by the coding sequence ATGAAAAAATTGCATCGCCATCCTTCAAATTGTTTAGTTGGTCTAGTCGCAGGACAAAACGACTGGATGAAAGAAGCCCCTAAAGATGAAATCTGGATTGAGTTAGACAAAATGCAAAGTGGGTATTGCGCATATTGTGAGTGCCACTTAAAACGAAAACACATTGAGCATTTTAAAACCAGAACAGCCCACCCTAGAGAGACATTTAGTTGGGGCAATGTATTTGGCTCTTGCGGCGATAGTTCAAAGGCTGGGGGGTGGGGGCGCTGTGGGATCTATAAAGATGCAGATGCAGGTAAATACAATATTGCAGAACTAGTCAAACCAGACGTAGATGATCCTAATGATTATTTTCTCTTTCTAATTTCGGGCATAGTGATTGCTCGCCCGAGTCTAACAGGGTCTGCGTTGCGCAAAGCCGAGGAAACAATTAGGGTTTTCAATCTAAATGAAGATAGTGCTCTTTTCAACAGCAGACGAAAAGCGATACTAGCCATACAACAAGAAATAGATGAGTTATATCAGATGCAGGAAGAGTTAGGTGATCTCTGGGAATCTTTTCTGGACGAAGCATTAACAGATGTTTGTGGACAGGAGTTTCAAACGGCTTTGGAACACTCTTGGCGTCACAACCTCTCATACTAA
- a CDS encoding flagellin, whose amino-acid sequence MTVTVNTNVPALVAQRNLGQATSALNQSLERLASGSRINGAKDDAAGLQISNRLETQMRGLDVAVRNANDGISIMQTAEGAMKETTNILQRMRDLSLQSSNGSNSGAERTALQEEMSALNDELNRIAETTSFGGQKLLNGTYGDASFQIGASAGESVMVGIKNMRSDTLAMGGVSYIAQGMADKSWTVSEGNNQFNIGFTDFSGQAVSLNISAKVGDDIEELATYINGQTDEISASVNEKGQLQVFASSNEVASGLSFSGELAAELSMSGPKLETVNDIQITDVGGAQRAVSIIDSALGFVDSHRAELGAFQNRFDHAINNLDNINENLAASNSRIKDTDFAKESVNMIKQQILQQVSTSILAQAKQTPNMALTLLG is encoded by the coding sequence ATGACAGTTACTGTTAATACCAATGTTCCAGCCCTGGTGGCCCAAAGAAATTTAGGCCAAGCGACCAGTGCATTGAACCAATCCTTGGAGCGACTCGCTTCAGGGAGTCGTATTAATGGGGCGAAGGATGACGCCGCAGGCCTGCAAATATCGAATCGACTAGAAACTCAGATGCGAGGATTGGATGTCGCGGTACGCAATGCCAATGATGGGATATCCATCATGCAGACTGCCGAAGGGGCGATGAAAGAAACCACAAATATCTTACAACGGATGAGAGATTTGTCGTTACAGTCTTCCAATGGTTCAAACAGTGGGGCTGAACGGACCGCGCTTCAAGAAGAAATGTCTGCCTTAAATGATGAGCTAAATCGTATCGCAGAAACGACGTCTTTTGGCGGTCAGAAGTTACTGAATGGAACATACGGTGATGCATCATTTCAGATCGGCGCCAGCGCGGGTGAATCTGTCATGGTTGGCATCAAGAATATGCGCTCTGATACCTTAGCGATGGGCGGCGTGAGCTACATAGCTCAAGGTATGGCGGATAAGTCATGGACGGTTAGCGAAGGTAATAACCAGTTTAATATTGGTTTTACAGATTTTAGTGGTCAGGCCGTGTCTTTAAACATCAGCGCCAAAGTTGGCGATGATATTGAAGAACTGGCCACTTACATCAACGGCCAAACAGATGAGATCTCTGCCTCGGTTAATGAGAAAGGGCAACTGCAAGTTTTTGCTAGCAGTAACGAAGTTGCCAGTGGCTTAAGCTTTTCAGGAGAACTGGCCGCAGAACTGAGTATGTCAGGGCCCAAACTAGAAACGGTAAATGATATTCAAATTACCGATGTTGGTGGCGCACAACGTGCCGTGTCTATCATTGATAGTGCGCTTGGTTTTGTTGATAGTCATAGAGCAGAGTTAGGGGCATTCCAAAACCGTTTTGACCATGCCATCAATAACCTGGATAACATCAATGAGAATCTAGCCGCTTCTAACAGCCGTATAAAAGACACCGATTTTGCCAAAGAATCGGTCAATATGATCAAGCAGCAAATCCTACAACAAGTCAGCACCAGCATTCTTGCTCAAGCGAAGCAAACGCCCAATATGGCTCTTACGTTACTCGGTTAA
- a CDS encoding DUF4156 domain-containing protein, producing the protein MKSFLTIALLALLTGCTSPRNLLNDEARLVEIHKSNQNMIDQCEYLGEVIGSEGHWYSFFLFGNDALMQGAINSLKNKAHLMSANTILLSEPQTFATSVTLLGTAYKCE; encoded by the coding sequence ATGAAATCCTTCCTCACTATTGCTTTGCTAGCTTTGCTCACTGGGTGTACCTCACCACGTAACCTGCTTAATGATGAGGCTCGCTTAGTAGAGATACATAAAAGCAATCAAAATATGATTGATCAATGTGAATACTTGGGTGAAGTTATTGGCAGTGAAGGACACTGGTATAGCTTTTTTCTATTTGGCAATGATGCCTTAATGCAAGGTGCCATTAACAGCCTAAAGAATAAGGCACACCTGATGAGCGCTAACACCATCCTTCTATCAGAGCCACAAACATTCGCCACATCCGTCACGTTATTGGGAACGGCATATAAATGCGAGTAA
- a CDS encoding DUF2956 domain-containing protein: MNQKKVIPSEQTQAEAMKVAKATQKQGQTKEQTKLVAQGIEKGIALYKKQQKEKQRQADRAKKKERKHKQNESHEENSDTLSTPDSNPQQTSKWLPWGLLVISWIGFIVYTTLGVQ; encoded by the coding sequence ATGAATCAGAAAAAAGTGATACCGTCGGAACAAACTCAAGCTGAAGCCATGAAAGTCGCCAAAGCGACTCAAAAACAAGGACAAACAAAAGAGCAAACGAAACTGGTGGCTCAGGGTATTGAAAAAGGCATTGCGCTGTACAAGAAACAGCAAAAAGAAAAACAACGTCAAGCCGACCGAGCGAAGAAAAAAGAACGTAAACACAAACAGAATGAATCTCACGAAGAGAATTCAGATACTCTCAGCACTCCAGACAGTAACCCACAACAAACAAGTAAGTGGCTACCTTGGGGCTTATTAGTCATTAGCTGGATTGGCTTTATCGTATACACAACGCTAGGTGTTCAGTAA
- a CDS encoding regulator, whose amino-acid sequence MKYREMSKNYIFRELECQMTKEEVAELCFKTVRTVTSWGGGNPIPPECKRLMRMAKVRELSVSKDWEQFKMLYDSMELPTGQVVRPQQILAGIARLGIQSELEIKTSTHLLNLARAIENIKRKM is encoded by the coding sequence GTGAAGTATCGCGAAATGAGTAAGAATTACATTTTTCGAGAGTTAGAGTGCCAAATGACCAAGGAAGAGGTTGCTGAACTGTGCTTTAAAACTGTGAGAACTGTCACAAGTTGGGGTGGTGGAAATCCAATCCCTCCTGAGTGCAAAAGACTCATGAGAATGGCGAAAGTTCGGGAACTAAGCGTTAGTAAAGATTGGGAACAGTTCAAAATGTTGTACGACAGTATGGAGCTACCGACTGGCCAAGTGGTGAGGCCACAACAAATATTGGCGGGAATAGCGCGACTAGGGATTCAGTCTGAATTAGAGATTAAGACTTCAACTCACTTATTGAACCTTGCTAGAGCCATAGAAAACATTAAAAGAAAAATGTGA
- a CDS encoding DUF2919 domain-containing protein — protein sequence MRYPIEHYDKHGFLKVPVWLWLGWVFLAKAWVVFVVAGVSRESGGKLLEIIYPVRETLYIGLAMGLPSIIMMWLIGLRDEKRPMINRIMTYGREYSLIITVSQLGLVIYQIILSGHRFSWAHSISAVTLVWFILFLLQSKRVKTCLRAKHLD from the coding sequence GTGCGTTATCCTATTGAGCACTATGACAAACACGGCTTTTTGAAGGTACCCGTATGGCTATGGTTAGGCTGGGTATTTTTAGCCAAAGCCTGGGTTGTATTTGTCGTTGCTGGTGTGAGCCGTGAATCGGGCGGAAAGTTACTAGAAATTATCTACCCAGTTAGGGAAACGCTCTATATTGGTTTGGCTATGGGGTTGCCCTCTATCATTATGATGTGGTTGATTGGTCTGCGAGACGAAAAACGGCCCATGATCAACCGCATTATGACCTATGGCCGAGAGTATTCTTTGATCATCACTGTCAGTCAATTGGGGTTAGTGATTTACCAGATCATCTTAAGTGGTCACCGTTTTAGTTGGGCACACTCCATTTCAGCGGTAACACTTGTATGGTTTATCTTGTTTCTTTTGCAAAGTAAGCGGGTGAAAACTTGTTTACGAGCAAAGCATCTGGATTGA
- the istA gene encoding IS21 family transposase yields the protein MPKKRTPMTKIKEVLRLKFECGLSHRNIASCLKIGCATVSEIISRFNQSQIGWPLPDSCSDTELTNALYHPKGANKAKAMPNFANCCTELKRKGMTKLLLWEEYYEQYQERAYAYTQFCEHYMRWLKKQKRSMRQTHIAGDKLFIDYCGPTIPVVNPDTGEIRHAQVFVATLGASNYTYVEASESQKLEHWLEAHANAFEHFGGVPRLLVPDNLRSAVTKHDRYEPQLNDSYQKLSNHYQTAVMPARPYKPKDKAKAENAVLIVERWIMMRLRHNTFHTFKELNLAIRELMNDLNQREMKQLGASRQALFEQLDKPALRPLPIQRYIYTETKRAKVGPDYHIEYRKHYYSVPHQLVGQHVELEATSRLIRIYYQGNLVSQHPCSPKERGISTYPEHMPSNHRYQKWSPERLLRWGEHIGAATREMVNVQLMKKAHPEQAYRSCLGLLNLSKKYGDVRLEQACKDALLINKPYLKFVKNLLVNHREGQLSSETQTTPNIEHSNVRGPDFYH from the coding sequence ATGCCAAAAAAGAGAACACCAATGACAAAAATCAAAGAGGTTTTACGCCTTAAATTCGAGTGCGGATTGTCACACAGAAATATCGCTTCCTGTCTGAAAATTGGTTGTGCGACCGTATCTGAAATCATCAGTCGTTTTAATCAAAGCCAAATAGGTTGGCCGCTCCCTGATAGTTGTTCAGATACAGAGTTAACCAATGCGCTTTATCACCCAAAAGGAGCGAATAAAGCCAAAGCGATGCCAAACTTCGCTAACTGTTGTACGGAACTAAAAAGAAAAGGCATGACGAAACTGCTGTTGTGGGAAGAATATTACGAGCAATATCAGGAGCGAGCCTACGCTTATACTCAGTTCTGTGAACATTACATGCGTTGGTTAAAGAAGCAGAAGCGTAGCATGCGACAGACCCACATCGCAGGTGACAAGCTGTTCATTGATTACTGTGGCCCAACGATCCCAGTCGTTAACCCTGACACGGGAGAGATCCGTCATGCCCAGGTTTTTGTTGCCACTCTTGGTGCATCCAATTATACCTACGTGGAAGCAAGTGAGAGTCAAAAACTAGAACACTGGCTGGAAGCCCATGCCAATGCCTTCGAACACTTCGGCGGGGTTCCAAGGTTGTTAGTCCCTGATAACCTGCGTTCGGCTGTCACTAAACATGACCGCTATGAACCTCAGCTCAACGATAGTTACCAGAAACTATCTAACCATTACCAGACGGCTGTCATGCCTGCTCGACCATACAAACCTAAAGACAAAGCAAAAGCTGAAAATGCAGTGCTCATTGTTGAGCGTTGGATAATGATGCGACTACGACACAATACCTTCCACACGTTCAAAGAGTTAAACCTAGCCATCCGTGAGCTAATGAATGATTTGAACCAAAGGGAAATGAAACAGCTAGGAGCCAGCCGTCAGGCACTGTTCGAGCAGTTAGATAAACCAGCATTGAGACCACTTCCAATCCAACGCTACATCTATACCGAAACTAAGCGGGCGAAAGTTGGGCCTGACTACCACATAGAGTACAGAAAACATTACTACTCTGTGCCTCACCAGTTAGTGGGACAACATGTTGAACTTGAAGCCACTTCCCGCTTGATACGCATTTATTATCAAGGAAACCTAGTCTCACAACATCCATGTAGCCCAAAAGAACGAGGGATAAGCACTTACCCCGAACACATGCCCAGCAACCATCGGTATCAGAAATGGTCTCCTGAACGATTATTGCGCTGGGGAGAACATATTGGCGCTGCAACTCGTGAAATGGTGAATGTTCAATTGATGAAAAAGGCACACCCTGAACAAGCTTATCGTAGCTGTCTTGGCTTATTGAACCTGAGTAAAAAATACGGTGATGTTCGTCTAGAGCAAGCCTGTAAGGATGCGCTTCTAATCAATAAACCCTATCTTAAGTTCGTCAAAAACTTGTTAGTAAACCATCGGGAAGGCCAACTCTCATCAGAAACTCAAACCACACCCAACATAGAGCACAGCAATGTTCGTGGCCCTGACTTTTACCACTAG
- a CDS encoding group II intron maturase-specific domain-containing protein gives MNETKSHIAHSGEGVKFLGIEIGSHYSRIQPKKMSTFKGKLKRVTRRNGGKPLLEVIKQLNPLLRGFSQYFRIANANREFKKLAAWLRRRLRSVQLRLWKKPTRLHRRLRQLGYEGSFRYICMDSWRNAASPLASYSMPNQWFNDLGLVNLEHVRTGYVFSHYAEWKCA, from the coding sequence GTGAACGAAACCAAATCACACATAGCGCACAGCGGCGAAGGTGTGAAATTCCTTGGAATAGAAATCGGTAGCCATTATAGCCGTATTCAGCCAAAGAAAATGTCGACGTTCAAAGGAAAGTTGAAGCGAGTGACAAGACGCAATGGCGGTAAGCCATTGTTAGAAGTCATTAAACAACTGAATCCACTTCTGAGAGGGTTCAGCCAGTACTTTCGAATAGCGAATGCCAACAGGGAGTTTAAGAAACTGGCCGCGTGGTTAAGGCGAAGACTTCGCAGCGTCCAATTACGATTATGGAAAAAACCGACCCGACTCCACCGCAGGCTAAGACAGCTAGGTTACGAAGGGTCATTCAGGTATATCTGTATGGATAGTTGGAGAAATGCTGCGAGTCCATTAGCCAGTTACTCGATGCCAAATCAATGGTTTAACGACCTTGGATTAGTGAATCTTGAACACGTTAGGACAGGATATGTGTTCAGCCATTATGCTGAATGGAAATGTGCATGA
- a CDS encoding HNH endonuclease, with protein MKTCIYCRQKKEDEKFGLEHVIPQFLGGSQAPDRLKTRDVCITCNNNLGLFVDAAFEKDFMVFNQLNEVSYSLFDPKLNNGLPLRCMGVCDLLPPNIKSDEVCELWLGPLGEQVFWVRPHDEQKYWYSGGNPRAVKKIRSRAYFLFSTRSNKAPEISWNAFKDAFVGKKVEKILCTTVEGADPKSIGFSEPSELDLERINYFRSNCSNGQERKNRVSMYMDFDIRFLAKLAIGISYVCFGESAIVGSAADELYKALWFKPNDEKPKIKGAGAYNQNDLFLKQQCGIDFGTTISLIPSNGHIALNLNINRQLNWVISCAEIERIAPNLVDSLGLGKCFLLIKPLNRVLELNLEDLLAFNGGSTFNSDLVEIKNKVDAHRDFFINL; from the coding sequence ATGAAAACTTGCATTTACTGTCGACAGAAAAAAGAGGATGAAAAATTTGGGTTAGAACATGTCATTCCGCAGTTCTTAGGTGGTTCACAGGCTCCTGACCGATTAAAAACCAGAGATGTTTGTATTACTTGCAATAATAATCTTGGTCTGTTTGTTGATGCTGCGTTTGAGAAGGATTTCATGGTTTTTAACCAGTTAAATGAAGTTTCTTATTCTTTGTTTGATCCAAAACTAAACAATGGTTTACCTCTTCGATGTATGGGAGTGTGTGATCTTTTGCCACCAAATATTAAATCGGATGAAGTCTGTGAACTTTGGTTAGGCCCGCTAGGAGAGCAAGTATTTTGGGTGCGACCACACGATGAGCAGAAGTACTGGTATTCGGGAGGCAACCCACGAGCTGTTAAGAAAATAAGGTCTAGAGCATATTTTCTTTTTTCCACCAGATCTAATAAAGCTCCAGAGATATCATGGAATGCATTTAAGGATGCGTTTGTAGGTAAAAAAGTAGAAAAAATACTGTGTACTACTGTTGAAGGTGCAGATCCTAAAAGTATTGGGTTTAGTGAACCAAGTGAACTGGACTTAGAGCGCATTAATTACTTTCGATCCAATTGTTCAAATGGTCAAGAGCGTAAAAATAGAGTATCCATGTATATGGACTTTGATATTCGCTTTTTAGCTAAACTAGCAATTGGTATTTCATATGTCTGTTTTGGAGAAAGTGCCATTGTTGGCTCAGCTGCTGACGAGTTGTATAAGGCTTTGTGGTTTAAGCCTAACGATGAAAAACCTAAGATAAAAGGGGCAGGGGCTTACAATCAAAACGATCTTTTTTTAAAGCAACAATGCGGTATTGATTTTGGCACCACTATTTCACTGATCCCATCGAATGGTCATATAGCATTGAACCTTAATATTAATAGGCAGTTAAATTGGGTGATAAGTTGCGCAGAAATCGAGCGCATCGCTCCAAATCTAGTTGATTCACTGGGACTTGGTAAATGCTTCTTGTTAATTAAGCCGCTAAATAGAGTTTTGGAGCTCAATTTGGAAGATCTTTTGGCTTTCAATGGTGGTTCTACATTCAATAGTGATCTTGTAGAGATTAAGAATAAAGTTGATGCACATCGAGATTTCTTTATCAATCTATAA